A window of Vidua macroura isolate BioBank_ID:100142 chromosome 4, ASM2450914v1, whole genome shotgun sequence genomic DNA:
ACTTGCATGGCTTCTTACACCAACATTGGAATAGAGGTTTGTCACTTTCCTGGTCAGATGCAGTGCCCTTCTTTCAGTAGTAATTGGCAGCCCTTCAGTTCCCTGGCCTTCAGTGCACAGTACTTCATAGTTCATGTTTAATAGTTTGATATCATTCTTATAGTTCTGGAGATGTTCCGGAAATAGTCCAGCCAAATCCCCTCCCTGAAATGAGAAACATCTCATTCCGTTGTGGTTGTCCTGACAACCACAGGCACGTTGCACAGACAGGTAAGATGTATGACCTGCAGGAGAGCTTTACACCTCCTCTAGAGTGGCAtctggaggggagggagggaggctgtCATGTATTTGTAGCGCCTCTTCCGATGTCCCAGGTTTGAACAAATTACATCCTTAGCATTGTACCAAGGTCACAAGTTATTTTTCAATCATTTTCAGTCTCTTGATTTGAGTAGATTTATTGCATGCATATCTTAGTTTTATGCATTCAGATAGAAATAGATGAGAGACTTGTACAGAATCATAGTAATAAAACTGTACAAcatatttcctctttttgtcTTCCATCTGCAGGTCCACCAAGAGCAAAGGAACCACACCACGGAACCTGTGATAGATGACTATAAGAAGATGGGGACTCTGTTTGGAGAACTAAACAAAAGCCTTATCAGAATAGGCTTCACAAGGATGTACTTTGGAGAACGGATAGTAGAACCCGTGATAATTATATTCTTCTGGGTTATGCTCTGGTTTCTTGGCCTACAAGCTCTTGGACTGGTGGCTGTTCTGTGCCTTGTCATTATTTATGTACAGCAGTAAAATTTTATAGATACTATTTGGATTATGTATTTCAACACTGTCACTATGTCAGTGGATTTACATGTTTAAGTAAATGGGTGGTATATCAAAAGCTGCAATACTTCACATTGCTGAACTTCCGATGAGGAGgactaaaattacattttaaaccaAATCAGTACTGCCCTACTACATCTTTTagggggaagaaaggaagtgTTGTAATATAATGGTGTGAAATGTACTGTTTTCTGTGCTCTTGGGGCCTTAGCCAAAGGActggcttttcattttcccctcccctctccccatgTTCTTGCTTTGTATAGTGAAAATTTCATGTCTGGTTTTAAGAGGACACATGGTGTGAGTGCTCTGTTTCACTGCTGGGAGGGCTCATGTGCTGTTTGTTCCCTGAATCTTCATAATTTGTTCATGTTTTGCTGAAAAGCTAAATCTGCATAAGGGAGGTTTGGTAACAAACCTGCATTTGTAAGATGAGTACAGCTTCCAGACACAAAAGCAGCTTTGGGTAGTGTAGTTTATAGTAAGCTCTCCCCAAGCAAACAAGCTGTACCAGCAAAATGTCCTTACACTAATGTTAGTGACATCACGCAAGACTCCAGCTGTTGTTCAGGAGAAATTGCAGTCCTACATTGGCCAAGTGGTCTGGTGTAGCACTGCCTTGTTTTTTGGAAATGtactcagctcctgctgctatttttctttctttattttttgtactTGCTCTTtcccccagccctcctcctTAAGATAAATATTTGGATAATTCATGGAGTTTGTAGGTAGTTCCAGCTGCAGTGTTGGACACTTGCCATTCCAGACAGCGTGAATGTTGTCTGCTTCCTTTGGGTGGTGTGACAAGTGGCTGAACAAGCAGTTATCAGACCAGATCTCTCAATGCTTCCCACATCTGCTGTAGTGTGGGCCCACACAAGCTAAAGCTTTGTGCACCTAAACAAACTGGACCTGTTTCCTCATGCAAGGCAAGAATGGAGTTGAAACCAGGTGGTCATTTTATTTAGTAGTCTTAACTGGTTCCTTTCCATACTAGGCAGCACAAAATACCTACCTACAGGTATATGTCACAGGCCACACAGCCTAGAGAATAGGTTATACAGATTCAGGAGTGGGTGCAAAATTCACTTAGCTCCCTAGTAGCCACCCCAGGGGTGTTCTGGGTATTTCCAAGTTCTCTTCTTCTcctgaagagaaacagaaaaatgggaCAGAATTTTACTACTTCTACTTTACTACTACTGCTAAATAGGCTACCAATTTAATATTTGTTGTACATTACTCTTAGCAAGAAACTTAATTGCAAAATTGATTTTGTCTGTGGTAGAGTGAAATTACGTATTTGCTTAAAGAGATGTAATAGGAGATGTGAAATTTATAGAAAATTACTTAACCTTTTGCAGTGACTTTGTTCCTAAATGTTTTTACAACAATAAATTCATTGAAGATGCTGTCTTATTCCAAGACTTTTAAAGTTAAGGGAGGGTTCTCTGTAATCCCATTCTTGCAGCTGGATTCTCAAGTCCAGCTTTTTGCATGGATCATTTTGTCTGTTAGGCTCTGTTTCCAGGACTCCTGGCCCCAGTTCTTACAGACTTTCCTTTTAGGGAGATAATTGTTATTTAGGGCAATGACCATGAAAGCCCTGGTCCTCAAGAGTCTTTTGTATTGAAATGCCATCTCTAGGTGTGTCTCTGCTTTTCTAATGAACAGGTAGTATCCTTCTGAGGAGGCAGGTCACCTCTCTGGATCTTCAGATGACCCTGTATGTTGATTCagggggctctgctgggccagCAGGACTGCAGGGCACTGGGGCTGAGGCCCAGCTGTGTAGCTGGCAGCCCATGTTGATTGGCACCTGGTTAAATAGTTCTGCTGGTGGCAAGGAAACGTTGGACAGCAGGTACAGGCTGAGCTCAGAGCCAGGAGCTCTGTACTCAGAAGTGCCTAGGGGTAagctttgggtttgtttcaAGTCCCCTATAAGAACGTCTGTTTACATCTTTGCAGATTTGTATAAATAGAATGATGGGATTATGTGTATTCTCCTCGTGTATAAGGGCTGTAGTACAAAAGCATCCTGttgttaaaagtaaaaaaaaaaaaaaaaatcctttcttccCACAGTCCAGTGGGAAGAGGATCTCATTTCATTCCCTTCATCCCATAGGAAAAAGTGTATCTGTGATACCCTTGTTGCAGTAGTTCTGTTGTGTAAAGGTGCTGTGCTGTGAGGTGACATGTGGTATTTCCTTGATTGTGCTCTGTACATAAGGAAGGGGGAACAGTGAACCATGGGCGTGACCAACAACTTCAGTGAGGACATTGTTTATATGCATGTGACCTTTCAGTATGAGCAGAACTGTGACTGTTGCACTCATGAATTCAGTTCAGGTGTTTGTTCGATGTTCATGTTTGTGTACCTGTACTCTGGGGAAAGGTAGGATAGCTTTGGGGCTGATACTGTGTTTAGTGAATGCCTTAGGTGGTTTCTCTTAAGGGTAACTAATTGTCCTTTATAGAAGTTTTGCGTTTTTAACCTGAAAAAACAGTGCTAGTGGTGTAAGGTTGgctaaaaatggaaaaagaagaatgCATTGCATGGGCAATCCTCCTCTCCTGTTTGGTTTCATACAGTCCCTTGTATATAACAATTTGTACTGAAATGTCTGTCCTAATTTTGTGCTATTACTGTACTATCTCCCTCTCATttgcagggaaggcaggaggagctAAGGAAAAAGGGGAACTGGGATAGAATCAGACATAAAGAGTGGAAAGTGGAATGCAGTGAAACGATGCATGTATGTGTCCAAAGAAATCTGATCATAAATGTGTGCCAAAAGTGAGGGGGAAATAAATGGGTGTACAGTCCTTGCTTGTGTTCTTTATTCCATCCAGACATAGTAGGAAGACAAAGGAAGCACCAAATGTTCAAAAGATGTCCCTAGCTAAAAAAGCAGgaggttaatttttaaaaagaaaaaaaaaggcaatttcacTGTTGTCTATATAGTAAAAATTGAGAATGTTATTTATGCTGTtacatattattattattgttattgatTGAACTAAAAGCACCTTTATGCATCTGTGTGTAGGACTGTATGAAAGAGTTAAGTCCCTTAAATCTGTGTTAAGCAACAACAAACAATATAATTCCTGTTGGTCAGTGTGACATTGCAAACGCTTTACATAACCTCCATTTTTTAAGGGATGGACTCTTCAGTGCTGCTTCGCGACTGCCAAATGCATAAATGGTTGCAATAGTGTGTAGAGAGAAGCTCTGCAGGAGAATCTTGGAGAACCCTGTTTGCGCTGAAACATCATCACATCAAAACTGTccatataaaaaggaaaaatcttatttcttaaAAACTCTGTATTGAATGAATCCTATAGGAAGCACTTTGTTActctttctaataaaaaaatat
This region includes:
- the FAM241A gene encoding uncharacterized protein FAM241A, giving the protein MGSAAQLPPPAPLGECEREAGAAAARHRRRPEEQVHQEQRNHTTEPVIDDYKKMGTLFGELNKSLIRIGFTRMYFGERIVEPVIIIFFWVMLWFLGLQALGLVAVLCLVIIYVQQ